A single window of Nicotiana sylvestris chromosome 3, ASM39365v2, whole genome shotgun sequence DNA harbors:
- the LOC138887412 gene encoding uncharacterized protein: MLRGRRSTPSVARGTFWDNGKPFDNRLMNKICDLFGFKKRNSLMYNVVTNGLAEACNKTLCNLLKKVVSKSKRDWNDCMEESLWAYRTTQHTLTQATPYLLVYGVKAVLALKHQIPSLQLAIQEGITDEENA, encoded by the exons ATGCTTAGGGGAAGAAGAAGCACTCCAAGCGttgcaagaggcacattctggg ataatggaaagccattcgataataggttgatgaacaagatttgtgatctctttggcttcaagaaACGTAACTCTTTAATGTACAATGTTGTcaccaatggtctagctgaggcatgcaacaaaactctatgcaacttgttaaagaaagtcgtctctaaatccaaacgagattggaatgactgtatggaagaatctctatgggcatataggacaACTCAACACACGCTAACACAAGCGACCCCTTATTTACTTGTCTACGGAGTCAAAGCCGTTTTGGCACTCAAGCATCAAATACCTTCATTACAAttagctattcaagaagggatcactgatgaagaaaatgcttga